One part of the Raphanus sativus cultivar WK10039 chromosome 7, ASM80110v3, whole genome shotgun sequence genome encodes these proteins:
- the LOC108817830 gene encoding 40S ribosomal protein S23-2, whose amino-acid sequence MGKTRGMGAGRKLKRLRINQRWADKQYKKSHQGNEWKKPFAGSSHAKGIVLEKIGIEAKQPNSAIRKCARVQLIKNGKKIAAFVPNDGCLNYIEENDEVLIAGFGRKGHAVGDIPGVRFKVVKVSGVSLLALFKEKKEKPRS is encoded by the exons ATGGG TAAGACAAGGGGTATGGGAGCTGGGCGCAAGCTCAAAAGGCTCCGTATCAATCAGAGGTGGGCTGACAAGCAGTACAAGAAGTCTCATCAGGGAAACGAGTGGAAGAAGCCTTTTGCCGGTTCTTCTCACGCCAAAGGAATCGTTCTTGAGAAAAT TGGTATTGAGGCTAAGCAGCCTAACTCTGCTATCCGTAAGTGTGCTAGAGTGCAGCTTATTAAGAACGGAAAGAAGATTGCCGCTTTTGTTCCCAACGATGGTTGCTTGAACTACATTGAGGAAAAT GACGAGGTGTTGATTGCTGGGTTTGGTCGTAAGGGTCACGCCGTGGGAGATATTCCCGGAGTCAGGTTCAAGGTCGTCAAGGTTTCTGGTGTCTCACTCTTGGCCCTcttcaaggagaagaaggagaagccaAGATCTTAG